A region from the Cryptosporangium arvum DSM 44712 genome encodes:
- a CDS encoding FadR/GntR family transcriptional regulator, with amino-acid sequence MQHYGTRGVHGQTVEVLAQRILTGQFAEGATLDITALQSELDVSLTALREAMRVLAAKGLVDARPKRGTFVRPRDDWSLLDPDVLRWQFSRATRPGLFSDLHELRSIVEPGAAGLAAERATGSDVEALDVALAAMASAGDDIGAAVDADLAFHRALLAATHNELLQRMEVLIETGLAERDRMVHGAGPGDPVPSHRAVVDAIRRHDSADAARAMGRLLEQAVEDVARLADENR; translated from the coding sequence ATGCAGCACTACGGGACGCGTGGCGTGCACGGTCAGACGGTGGAGGTGCTGGCCCAGCGCATCCTGACCGGACAGTTCGCCGAAGGCGCCACGCTCGACATCACCGCGCTGCAGTCGGAACTCGACGTCAGCCTCACCGCGCTGCGCGAGGCGATGCGTGTGCTCGCCGCGAAAGGGCTCGTCGACGCCCGCCCGAAGCGCGGGACGTTCGTGCGTCCGCGTGACGACTGGAGCCTGCTCGACCCCGACGTCCTGCGATGGCAGTTCTCCCGCGCGACCCGGCCGGGGTTATTCAGCGACCTGCACGAGCTGCGGTCGATCGTCGAGCCCGGAGCCGCCGGGCTCGCGGCCGAACGAGCGACGGGCTCCGACGTCGAAGCGCTGGACGTCGCGCTCGCGGCGATGGCGTCGGCCGGGGACGACATCGGCGCGGCCGTCGACGCCGACCTCGCGTTCCACCGCGCGCTGCTCGCCGCGACCCACAACGAGCTGCTCCAGCGCATGGAGGTGCTGATCGAGACCGGGCTGGCCGAACGTGACCGGATGGTGCACGGAGCCGGGCCCGGCGATCCGGTCCCCAGCCACCGGGCGGTGGTGGACGCGATCCGGCGGCACGACTCGGCCGACGCGGCCCGCGCCATGGGACGACTGCTGGAGCAGGCCGTCGAGGACGTAGCGAGGCTCGCCGATGAAAATCGATAA
- a CDS encoding SDR family NAD(P)-dependent oxidoreductase produces the protein MSERFAGRTAVVTGAAGGIGAACAVRLAAEGAAVVLTDVRPADDVAEKIRADGGRADAFLADVSDEEAWTRLAERFGPVDVLVSNAYVVELAPAHETSLASWDRQLAVSLTGTFLGVRALLPSLSSAVLVSSVHAIVGLPGRPAYAAAKGALVSLGRQLAVEYGPALRVNTVLPGPILTDAWADISEVDRARSAEATIAGRLGSPDDVAAAVAFLASDEAGFVTGTTLVVDGGWTATRQSS, from the coding sequence ATGAGCGAACGATTCGCAGGTCGGACGGCCGTGGTGACCGGTGCCGCCGGCGGCATCGGGGCCGCCTGCGCGGTCCGGTTGGCCGCCGAGGGCGCCGCGGTGGTGCTCACCGACGTCCGGCCCGCGGACGACGTCGCCGAGAAGATCCGGGCCGACGGCGGACGCGCGGACGCGTTCCTGGCCGACGTCTCCGACGAGGAGGCGTGGACGCGGCTCGCGGAGCGGTTCGGTCCGGTGGACGTGTTGGTGAGCAACGCGTACGTGGTCGAGCTCGCTCCCGCGCACGAGACCAGCCTGGCCTCCTGGGACCGGCAGCTGGCGGTGTCGCTGACCGGCACGTTCCTCGGCGTCCGCGCGCTCCTCCCCAGTCTGAGCTCGGCCGTGCTGGTCTCGTCGGTGCACGCGATCGTCGGGTTGCCGGGGCGCCCGGCCTACGCGGCGGCCAAAGGCGCGCTGGTCTCGCTCGGCCGGCAGCTCGCCGTCGAGTACGGTCCGGCGCTGCGGGTCAATACGGTGCTTCCGGGCCCGATCCTCACGGACGCCTGGGCCGACATCTCGGAAGTGGACAGAGCGCGCAGCGCCGAGGCCACGATCGCCGGTCGATTGGGTAGCCCCGACGACGTGGCGGCCGCGGTGGCGTTCCTGGCCTCCGACGAGGCCGGGTTCGTCACCGGCACCACGCTGGTCGTCGACGGTGGCTGGACTGCCACTCGGCAGTCGTCGTGA
- a CDS encoding ABC transporter substrate-binding protein, whose amino-acid sequence MTTTRRGFLAGLGGLGAAAALGGCATGSDSSGGGSSTTLTLQNSQSDADPKAALTQVVDGYTKQKVTLNTIAIETFRAQLPTYLNSANPPDVLTWYAGSVARDYAKKGFLLDLSELWTGDGACAKFSPALKELSTAEDGKQIFVPTNYYWWGVFYKKSAFAEWGVQPPTTWDEFIAVCKTIKSKGAYPLTMGTGSTAWMASGWFDYLNLRINGAKFHRELLAGQHSFDGPEVKQVMDYYRQLVEYIDPKGRSYSYQDAVTPLVNKKAGMYLIGAFVTSSVPQGGVDDIDFFRVPSINTSVPVAEEAPTDGYFAAAKTRNKQGTLDLLSYLAGAKQQQAFIERAKSSNLPTSGDVDTTKFSPLVQKGIKHLNDTEEITQFFNRDSSDELQTTADTALTKFLDKPGDVNSILKEWQASAKKVLGS is encoded by the coding sequence ATGACCACCACACGACGCGGCTTCCTCGCGGGCCTCGGCGGGCTCGGAGCGGCCGCCGCGCTCGGCGGCTGCGCCACCGGTAGCGACTCCAGCGGTGGTGGCAGCTCCACCACGCTGACGCTGCAGAACTCGCAGTCCGACGCCGACCCCAAGGCCGCGCTCACGCAGGTCGTCGACGGCTACACGAAGCAAAAAGTCACCCTGAACACGATCGCGATCGAGACGTTCCGGGCGCAGCTGCCGACGTACCTCAACTCGGCCAACCCGCCGGACGTCCTCACCTGGTACGCGGGCTCGGTCGCCCGCGACTACGCGAAGAAGGGCTTCCTGCTCGACCTCTCCGAGCTCTGGACCGGCGACGGCGCCTGCGCGAAGTTCTCGCCCGCGCTCAAGGAGCTGTCCACGGCCGAGGACGGCAAGCAGATCTTCGTCCCGACGAACTACTACTGGTGGGGCGTCTTCTACAAGAAGTCCGCGTTCGCCGAGTGGGGCGTCCAGCCGCCGACCACGTGGGACGAGTTCATCGCGGTCTGCAAGACGATCAAGAGCAAAGGCGCCTACCCGCTGACGATGGGCACCGGCTCGACCGCGTGGATGGCCTCCGGCTGGTTCGACTACCTCAACCTCCGGATCAACGGCGCGAAGTTCCACCGCGAGCTGCTGGCCGGCCAGCACAGCTTCGACGGGCCCGAGGTCAAGCAGGTCATGGACTACTACCGGCAGCTGGTCGAGTACATCGACCCCAAGGGCCGCTCGTACTCCTATCAGGACGCGGTCACGCCGCTGGTCAACAAGAAGGCCGGCATGTACCTGATCGGCGCGTTCGTCACGAGCTCGGTGCCCCAGGGTGGCGTCGACGACATCGACTTCTTCCGGGTGCCGTCGATCAACACCAGCGTGCCGGTCGCCGAGGAAGCCCCGACCGACGGGTACTTCGCCGCCGCGAAGACCAGGAACAAGCAGGGCACGCTTGACCTGCTGTCCTACCTGGCCGGCGCGAAGCAGCAGCAGGCGTTCATCGAGCGGGCGAAGTCGTCGAACCTGCCGACGTCCGGTGACGTCGACACCACCAAGTTCTCCCCGCTGGTGCAGAAGGGCATCAAGCACCTGAACGACACCGAGGAGATCACGCAGTTCTTCAACCGCGACTCCAGCGACGAGCTGCAGACGACGGCCGACACCGCGCTGACGAAGTTCCTCGACAAGCCCGGTGACGTGAACTCGATCCTCAAGGAGTGGCAGGCCTCCGCGAAGAAGGTCCTCGGGTCGTGA
- a CDS encoding carbohydrate ABC transporter permease produces the protein MTAVTAPVRRRPRRVPTIVWVFLAVPAVVEIGMVFWPALNSFYLSFTSWNGLGAAQPVGLENYQNLFDDDVFTGALKNNVIWAIGFGGLSVLGGLALALALNRPRRGVGLYRSAIYLPMVFSLAVTGLFWRVQYQPDGSINTLLGAIGLQTWEKQWLANPDTALYAVLVAAVWRQVGYVMVLYLAGLKGTDPTLDDASAVDGATAWQRFRYVTWPQLRGVNTVVFAVTVIDSLRTFDIVWAMTAGGPYHSSELLSTYMFQQGFKFLNLGYASAIAVVIFLLAVVFIITYLVRATREEAAA, from the coding sequence GTGACCGCGGTTACCGCGCCGGTGCGACGGCGACCACGTCGCGTCCCGACCATCGTCTGGGTGTTCCTCGCGGTGCCCGCGGTGGTCGAGATCGGCATGGTGTTCTGGCCGGCGCTCAACAGCTTCTACCTGTCGTTCACCAGCTGGAACGGGCTGGGCGCCGCCCAGCCCGTCGGGCTGGAGAACTACCAGAACCTCTTCGACGACGACGTGTTCACCGGCGCGCTGAAGAACAACGTGATCTGGGCGATCGGGTTCGGTGGGCTGTCGGTGCTGGGCGGATTGGCGTTGGCGCTGGCGCTCAACCGGCCCCGGCGCGGCGTCGGGCTCTACCGCAGCGCGATCTACCTCCCGATGGTGTTCTCGCTCGCGGTGACCGGCCTGTTCTGGCGGGTGCAGTACCAGCCCGACGGGTCGATCAACACGCTGCTCGGCGCGATCGGCCTCCAGACGTGGGAGAAGCAGTGGTTGGCCAACCCCGACACCGCGCTCTACGCGGTGCTGGTCGCGGCCGTGTGGCGGCAGGTCGGGTACGTGATGGTGCTGTACCTGGCCGGGCTCAAAGGCACCGATCCCACGTTGGACGACGCCTCGGCGGTCGACGGCGCGACCGCGTGGCAGCGGTTCCGGTACGTCACGTGGCCGCAGTTGCGTGGCGTCAACACCGTGGTCTTCGCGGTGACCGTGATCGACTCGCTGCGGACGTTCGACATCGTCTGGGCGATGACCGCCGGTGGGCCGTACCACTCGTCCGAGCTGCTCAGCACGTACATGTTCCAGCAGGGCTTCAAGTTCCTGAACCTGGGTTACGCGTCCGCGATCGCCGTGGTGATCTTCCTGCTCGCGGTCGTCTTCATCATCACGTACCTGGTTCGGGCGACCCGTGAGGAGGCCGCGGCATGA
- a CDS encoding carbohydrate ABC transporter permease: protein MTATLVSAPPEPSRPAAKPVRRRRRGWLFHAVMAPVTLIWVAPMVFVLVLAVRSFDDIAANGTAALPHSFTFDGFDTALGTGGMARSLWTSIQITVPAVIITLWLASMAAYALSRYAIPGRRAILLTMLAGNLLPPQILLIPVSRITESLGLYDTLTGLIAIHVGFGLGFYTFVLYGFMRSLPGELTEAARIDGAGPVQIYARIVMPLCRPSLAALAALATTWIFNDLIWAITVLRTEAKLPVTAALLNLQGGYVSQWNVVAAASVLAAVPTAIVFFAFQRHFVSGLLVGANK from the coding sequence ATGACCGCCACGTTGGTTTCCGCGCCGCCGGAGCCGTCCCGGCCGGCCGCGAAGCCGGTCCGGCGCAGGCGGCGGGGCTGGCTGTTCCACGCGGTGATGGCGCCGGTGACGCTGATCTGGGTCGCACCGATGGTGTTCGTGCTGGTGCTGGCCGTGCGCTCGTTCGACGACATCGCCGCGAACGGCACCGCCGCGCTGCCGCACAGCTTCACGTTCGACGGCTTCGACACCGCGCTGGGCACCGGCGGGATGGCCCGGTCGCTCTGGACGAGCATTCAGATCACCGTGCCGGCCGTGATCATCACGCTGTGGCTGGCGTCGATGGCCGCGTACGCGCTGAGCCGGTACGCGATCCCCGGCCGCCGGGCGATCCTGCTCACGATGCTGGCCGGGAACCTGCTGCCCCCGCAGATCCTGCTGATCCCGGTGTCGCGGATCACCGAGTCGCTCGGGCTCTACGACACGCTGACCGGCCTGATCGCGATCCACGTCGGCTTCGGGCTCGGCTTCTACACGTTCGTGCTCTACGGGTTCATGCGGTCGTTGCCCGGCGAGCTCACCGAGGCCGCGCGCATCGACGGGGCCGGGCCGGTGCAGATCTACGCCCGGATCGTCATGCCGCTCTGCCGTCCGTCGCTCGCCGCGCTCGCCGCACTGGCCACGACCTGGATCTTCAACGACCTGATCTGGGCCATCACGGTGCTGCGTACCGAGGCGAAGCTGCCGGTCACGGCCGCGCTGCTGAACCTGCAGGGCGGTTACGTCAGCCAGTGGAACGTCGTCGCGGCGGCGTCGGTGCTGGCCGCGGTGCCGACCGCGATCGTGTTCTTCGCGTTCCAGCGTCACTTCGTGTCGGGGCTGCTGGTGGGGGCGAACAAGTGA
- a CDS encoding cellulase-like family protein, with product MTLWDFSWYVRTGPGEPFEDLDRAFTEATERGYNTVRICAMPFLLFRSGLDTSALTFESLGGEYGQRTRWYDVRGRTTLDGRAHLLALFRAAARHDVRVIVSSWEYQQSPSFSTDADWHAALRRIPVDERPLALADAHADLVDLLSAEGLAETIAFVELHNEVQFSGLNDGRGIVGLREPLEAGIDRFKQRHPSVPCTVNYAHVPIGALRGVPRNIDVAVFHPYVYGVLDELIATFALRDASRPFPQERAYAELLRDGAPPLEEWLPSPDRRWILDATVVGTREIYTHDWCDPAKWDRWLYDRYGEHRIAMRAVLDLWLDAAADLAAARGVPLVFGEGWVGYTPLHGTFEEGPVGAEICEYAVRRSREIDALGTIVCSNAAPQHPMWADVALQQRLNAEFLR from the coding sequence ATGACCCTGTGGGACTTCAGCTGGTACGTCCGCACCGGTCCGGGTGAGCCGTTCGAGGACCTGGACCGGGCGTTCACCGAGGCCACCGAGCGGGGCTACAACACGGTGCGGATCTGCGCGATGCCGTTCCTGCTGTTCCGCTCAGGGCTGGACACGTCGGCGCTGACCTTCGAGTCGCTCGGCGGCGAGTACGGGCAACGGACCCGCTGGTACGACGTCCGCGGTCGAACCACGCTGGACGGGCGCGCGCACCTGCTCGCGCTCTTCCGCGCCGCCGCCCGGCACGACGTCCGGGTCATCGTGTCCAGCTGGGAGTACCAGCAGAGCCCGTCGTTCTCCACCGACGCCGACTGGCACGCCGCGCTGCGCCGGATCCCGGTGGACGAGCGGCCGCTCGCGCTCGCCGACGCCCACGCCGACCTCGTCGACCTGCTGAGCGCCGAAGGGCTGGCCGAGACGATCGCGTTCGTCGAGCTGCACAACGAGGTGCAGTTCAGCGGGCTGAACGACGGACGGGGCATCGTCGGGCTGCGCGAGCCGCTCGAGGCGGGCATCGACCGGTTCAAGCAGCGTCACCCGTCGGTGCCGTGCACGGTGAACTACGCGCACGTGCCGATCGGTGCGCTGCGTGGCGTGCCGCGCAACATCGACGTCGCGGTGTTCCACCCCTACGTCTACGGGGTGCTCGACGAGCTGATCGCCACGTTCGCGCTGCGGGACGCGTCCCGTCCGTTCCCGCAGGAGCGGGCCTACGCCGAGCTGCTGCGCGACGGCGCTCCCCCGCTCGAGGAGTGGCTGCCCTCGCCGGACCGGCGGTGGATCCTGGACGCCACCGTGGTCGGCACCCGGGAGATCTACACCCACGACTGGTGCGACCCGGCCAAGTGGGATCGGTGGCTCTACGACCGCTACGGCGAGCACCGGATCGCGATGCGTGCCGTGCTGGACCTGTGGCTGGACGCCGCCGCCGACCTGGCCGCCGCCCGGGGCGTCCCGCTGGTGTTCGGCGAGGGCTGGGTGGGCTACACGCCGCTGCACGGCACGTTCGAGGAAGGCCCGGTCGGCGCGGAGATCTGCGAGTACGCGGTGCGCCGCAGCCGGGAGATCGACGCGCTCGGCACGATCGTCTGCTCGAACGCGGCGCCGCAGCATCCGATGTGGGCCGACGTCGCGCTCCAGCAGCGGCTGAACGCCGAGTTCCTCCGGTGA
- a CDS encoding alpha-galactosidase codes for MRWTLTGATTEYTVTAADEWLELHSWGPIGVHDGPSPLAFHGKVQYLTPGDVAPVEYATDGQRPFLGADLVAGGVRWQVLDAADDDGLRVTFADALTGLRGTQCYRFAPGTDVIERWVELHNDGSGPLELGAVGSAAFCVPTPAGAHLGYLHGQWSQEFTWAEVELPRGRFEIGSAQGVTGHQFAPYLCVAGDGGAWGVQLAWSGSWQLSAEVDAVGTTRVRAGALRDVRLAPGETLTTPVAAGAYSGDGVDGLARVWHAYERGFARDRPRPVIYNSWEATTFDVTAAGQLALADVAADLGVETFVVDDGWFVGRVDDHGGLGDWTPDPAKFPDGFGAFVDAVKAKGLGFGLWVEPEMVNPASELYARHPDWVYRIDGRPQTRIRNQYLLDLGRADVFEFVTSTLEGLLARYPIDYLKWDFNRPRTEAPDPAADARHVRNLYRVLDRLRTRFPHVTVEGCAAGGARVDLATAARVDVLWPSDNTAPMDRLRVQHGFLAAHAPHLMSSWVTDAPGLFDARPRSLDFRFVLASAGVLGIGADVGRWSAAERDTAREWVARYKSVRDVITAGTVYRIGAPEETRCAVQYTLGPRTVVLAWNTGTLDGLGHLPGRDVRLPLRGLRGDARYRARGIEFSGTHLATAGLPVRWTAEHDAEMIVLEEL; via the coding sequence GTGAGGTGGACGCTCACCGGCGCCACCACCGAGTACACGGTCACCGCCGCCGACGAGTGGCTCGAGCTGCACTCGTGGGGGCCGATCGGCGTGCACGACGGACCCTCGCCGCTCGCGTTCCACGGCAAGGTCCAGTACCTGACGCCCGGTGACGTCGCGCCGGTGGAGTACGCGACCGACGGTCAGCGGCCGTTCCTCGGCGCGGACCTGGTCGCCGGCGGGGTGCGCTGGCAGGTGCTCGACGCGGCCGACGACGACGGGCTGCGGGTCACGTTCGCGGACGCGCTGACCGGACTGCGCGGCACGCAGTGCTACCGGTTCGCGCCGGGCACCGACGTGATCGAACGGTGGGTGGAGCTGCACAACGACGGCTCCGGCCCGCTGGAGCTGGGGGCGGTCGGCTCGGCCGCGTTCTGCGTTCCCACCCCGGCCGGTGCCCACCTCGGGTACCTGCACGGGCAGTGGTCGCAGGAGTTCACCTGGGCCGAGGTCGAGCTGCCGCGGGGGCGGTTCGAGATCGGCAGCGCCCAGGGCGTGACCGGCCACCAGTTCGCGCCTTATCTGTGCGTCGCGGGCGACGGCGGCGCGTGGGGCGTCCAGCTGGCCTGGAGCGGTTCGTGGCAGCTGAGCGCCGAGGTGGACGCGGTCGGAACCACGCGTGTACGGGCCGGGGCCTTGCGCGACGTGCGGCTGGCGCCCGGCGAGACGCTCACGACGCCGGTGGCCGCCGGCGCCTACAGCGGCGACGGCGTCGACGGGCTGGCCCGGGTCTGGCACGCCTACGAGCGCGGGTTCGCCCGCGACCGCCCCCGCCCGGTGATCTACAACTCCTGGGAGGCGACGACGTTCGACGTCACCGCGGCGGGTCAGCTGGCGTTGGCCGACGTCGCCGCCGACCTGGGCGTCGAGACGTTCGTCGTGGACGACGGCTGGTTCGTCGGCCGCGTCGACGACCACGGCGGTCTCGGTGACTGGACACCCGACCCGGCCAAGTTCCCGGACGGCTTCGGTGCGTTCGTCGACGCCGTCAAGGCGAAAGGGCTCGGGTTCGGGCTCTGGGTCGAGCCGGAGATGGTCAACCCGGCCTCGGAGCTGTACGCGCGGCACCCGGACTGGGTCTACCGGATCGACGGGCGGCCGCAGACGCGGATCCGCAACCAGTACCTCTTGGACCTTGGCCGCGCCGACGTGTTCGAGTTCGTGACCTCGACCCTGGAAGGCCTGCTGGCGCGGTACCCGATCGATTACCTGAAGTGGGACTTCAACCGCCCGCGGACCGAGGCGCCCGATCCGGCGGCCGACGCGCGCCACGTGCGGAACCTGTACCGGGTGCTGGACCGCCTCCGCACGAGGTTCCCGCACGTGACGGTCGAGGGGTGCGCGGCCGGTGGGGCGCGTGTCGACCTGGCGACGGCCGCGCGCGTCGACGTGCTCTGGCCGTCGGACAACACGGCGCCGATGGACCGGCTGCGGGTCCAGCACGGGTTCCTGGCCGCCCACGCACCGCACCTGATGAGCTCGTGGGTCACCGACGCCCCGGGGCTGTTCGACGCGCGCCCCCGGTCGCTGGACTTCCGGTTCGTGCTCGCGTCCGCCGGGGTGCTGGGGATCGGTGCCGACGTCGGGCGCTGGTCGGCGGCCGAGCGGGACACCGCCCGGGAGTGGGTCGCCCGGTACAAGTCCGTGCGTGACGTGATCACCGCGGGCACGGTGTACCGGATCGGCGCGCCCGAGGAGACCCGGTGCGCGGTGCAGTACACGCTCGGTCCGCGCACGGTGGTGCTGGCCTGGAACACCGGCACGCTCGACGGCCTCGGGCACCTCCCCGGCCGCGACGTGCGGCTACCGCTGCGCGGCCTGCGCGGTGACGCCCGCTACCGTGCGCGAGGAATCGAGTTCTCCGGAACGCACCTGGCCACGGCCGGTCTGCCGGTCCGGTGGACCGCGGAGCACGACGCCGAGATGATCGTTCTGGAGGAGCTATGA
- a CDS encoding lactonase family protein, giving the protein MTTRLVIGSYTSDMAGTGVGLSVVPGGHVASPSPSYVITDGSYLYAVNEGSGEVSSYALDTLEVLSTQSTGGQWPCHLALIDGYLLAANYGSGSVSVHPVVDGTIGARTSLVQHEGTGPNPERQEGPHAHQIVPGPGGRVTVVDLGIDRLVHYTFADGTLTRVGETPLPPGTGPRHVAVHPSGRWYVAGELNSTVVTLADGDVAAITPCTAVDGPNQASAIAIAGDHLYVANRGPDTITAFRLDAAGVPEPIAEVPTGGHWPRDFALVDDGLVVANERSNTLTWFTLEDGVPVPTGRTLETGSPTSVRPL; this is encoded by the coding sequence ATGACGACCCGACTGGTCATCGGTTCGTACACGTCGGACATGGCGGGCACCGGGGTGGGGCTGAGCGTCGTCCCCGGCGGGCACGTGGCGAGCCCGTCCCCGTCGTACGTGATCACCGACGGTTCGTACCTCTACGCCGTCAACGAGGGCTCCGGCGAGGTCAGTTCGTACGCGCTCGACACCCTCGAGGTGCTGTCCACGCAGTCCACCGGCGGGCAGTGGCCGTGCCACCTCGCGCTGATCGACGGGTACCTGCTCGCGGCGAACTACGGCTCCGGGAGCGTCTCGGTGCACCCGGTCGTCGACGGGACGATCGGGGCGCGGACGAGCCTGGTCCAGCACGAGGGGACCGGGCCGAACCCCGAGCGCCAGGAGGGCCCGCACGCCCACCAGATCGTGCCCGGCCCCGGCGGCCGGGTGACGGTCGTCGACCTGGGCATCGATCGGCTCGTCCACTACACGTTCGCGGACGGCACGCTGACCCGCGTCGGGGAGACCCCGTTGCCGCCGGGCACCGGTCCGCGGCACGTGGCGGTGCACCCGTCCGGCCGCTGGTACGTCGCCGGCGAGCTGAACTCGACGGTGGTGACGCTGGCCGACGGCGATGTGGCCGCGATCACGCCGTGCACCGCCGTGGACGGCCCCAACCAGGCCAGCGCGATCGCGATCGCCGGCGACCACCTGTACGTCGCCAACCGCGGCCCGGACACGATCACCGCGTTCCGCCTCGACGCTGCCGGTGTCCCGGAGCCGATCGCCGAGGTGCCGACCGGCGGCCACTGGCCCCGCGACTTCGCGCTCGTCGACGACGGTCTGGTCGTGGCCAACGAGCGGTCGAACACGCTGACCTGGTTCACGCTGGAGGACGGCGTCCCGGTGCCCACCGGCCGCACCCTGGAGACCGGCTCCCCCACGTCGGTGCGGCCGCTCTAG
- a CDS encoding phosphatase PAP2 family protein has translation MSRSRTLLLVAGLAFVAITIGLATDVLTGLDRSIATAIARHRVDALYWPARVGFSLGQNWVFPTASALVAVALLIRRRTVRPLVGLVGVWLFHTLVVGALKLWAGRPPPATGDPHLHAVAAELSQRMSYPSGHAANVVVFSATLGVLLAACNGDPRWTRRLLIVGAVSAAVCVACMVYLGFHWTTDAAAGLLLGIAIRGLAVPFCERMSSTPVRG, from the coding sequence GTGTCCCGGTCCCGCACGTTGCTGCTCGTCGCGGGACTGGCTTTCGTCGCCATCACCATCGGACTGGCGACCGACGTCCTGACCGGTCTCGATCGGTCGATCGCCACCGCGATCGCGCGTCACCGGGTCGACGCGCTCTACTGGCCGGCCCGGGTGGGGTTCTCGCTCGGCCAGAACTGGGTGTTCCCCACCGCGTCGGCGCTGGTTGCCGTGGCCCTGCTGATCCGGAGGCGGACGGTGCGCCCCCTCGTCGGCCTGGTCGGCGTCTGGCTTTTCCACACGCTCGTCGTGGGCGCCCTCAAGCTCTGGGCCGGGCGTCCGCCCCCGGCCACCGGGGATCCGCACCTGCACGCGGTCGCCGCCGAGCTGAGCCAGCGGATGAGCTACCCCTCCGGGCACGCCGCGAACGTCGTCGTGTTCAGCGCGACGCTCGGCGTCCTGCTGGCCGCCTGTAACGGCGACCCCCGCTGGACCCGGCGGCTCCTGATCGTCGGCGCCGTGAGCGCTGCGGTCTGCGTCGCCTGCATGGTCTACCTCGGCTTCCACTGGACCACGGACGCGGCGGCCGGACTGTTGCTCGGCATCGCTATTCGTGGTCTCGCGGTGCCGTTCTGTGAGAGAATGAGTAGTACACCAGTTCGGGGGTGA
- a CDS encoding MFS transporter → MSRGLRTSGLLLSTATWYSMFLFTAGAPAVLGPLFFARYGGADGSLFALATAGVAFVTRPIGALIFGRLGDTVSRRSALISSLALGGTSIVLIGALPTERTIGTLAPMLLVGLQLVHGLAIGGIWSGMTLSLTEGAPPLRRGLIGGFVQGGVSCGAILASVAVFAATSAFDTATFESWGWRVPFLAGGVLLVAVLVIAVRPRGEPLPPEPATDRRSGPVRTVFRRPGRLLLAAGLLFSANAAFYVTITGTVEYGVTELRLARADLVGGAFIAAVVGVLGSLGGGALADRLGRRPVVILGAVASAIWAFPFFWLLNTGAIELVTFSMAVSGCASALGYGAVAAYLTELFDRRSRYTGTALAYHLGAALAGGAAQLAVLELPTYVESGVSWFLIGTSALTVLCAIALPETRPVSRADATFARLREGASPRSSPPGSSPRR, encoded by the coding sequence GTGAGTCGCGGGTTACGCACGTCCGGGCTTCTGCTGAGCACCGCCACCTGGTACTCGATGTTCCTGTTCACGGCCGGGGCTCCGGCCGTGCTCGGGCCGCTGTTCTTCGCCCGGTACGGCGGCGCCGACGGCAGCCTGTTCGCGCTGGCCACCGCCGGGGTCGCGTTCGTCACCCGGCCGATCGGCGCGTTGATCTTCGGCCGCCTGGGCGACACCGTCAGCCGCCGCAGCGCGCTGATCTCGTCGCTGGCGCTCGGCGGCACGAGCATCGTCCTGATCGGCGCGTTGCCGACCGAGCGCACGATCGGCACGCTCGCCCCGATGCTGCTCGTCGGCCTGCAGCTCGTGCACGGCCTGGCGATCGGCGGCATCTGGAGCGGCATGACGCTGAGCCTCACCGAGGGTGCTCCACCGTTGCGCCGCGGGCTGATCGGCGGCTTCGTCCAGGGCGGAGTGTCCTGCGGCGCGATCCTGGCGAGCGTCGCCGTGTTCGCGGCCACGTCGGCCTTCGACACCGCGACGTTCGAGAGCTGGGGCTGGCGGGTGCCGTTCCTCGCCGGCGGTGTCCTGCTCGTCGCCGTCCTGGTGATCGCCGTTCGTCCCCGCGGTGAGCCGCTGCCGCCGGAGCCGGCGACCGACCGCCGTTCCGGGCCCGTCCGCACGGTGTTCCGCCGGCCCGGGCGGCTGCTGCTGGCGGCGGGTCTGCTGTTCTCGGCCAACGCCGCGTTCTACGTGACGATCACCGGCACGGTGGAGTACGGCGTCACCGAGTTGCGGCTCGCCCGTGCCGATCTGGTCGGTGGCGCGTTCATCGCCGCGGTGGTCGGCGTGCTCGGGTCGCTCGGCGGCGGTGCGCTCGCCGACCGGCTGGGGCGCCGGCCGGTCGTCATCCTCGGTGCGGTCGCCAGCGCGATCTGGGCGTTCCCGTTCTTCTGGCTGCTCAACACCGGCGCGATCGAGCTGGTGACGTTCTCGATGGCGGTCAGCGGGTGCGCGTCGGCGCTGGGGTACGGCGCGGTGGCGGCCTACCTGACCGAGCTGTTCGACCGGCGGTCCCGGTACACCGGGACCGCCCTCGCCTACCACCTGGGCGCCGCCCTCGCCGGCGGTGCGGCCCAGCTGGCCGTGCTGGAGCTGCCGACCTACGTGGAGAGCGGTGTCTCCTGGTTCCTGATCGGAACGTCGGCGCTCACCGTGCTCTGCGCGATCGCGCTCCCGGAGACCAGACCGGTCTCGCGTGCGGACGCCACGTTCGCGCGCCTCAGGGAAGGGGCCAGCCCGCGTAGTTCTCCGCCAGGTTCGTCGCCGCGGCGGTAG